The Etheostoma cragini isolate CJK2018 chromosome 15, CSU_Ecrag_1.0, whole genome shotgun sequence genome window below encodes:
- the nol12 gene encoding nucleolar protein 12, with product MKNNKKHNNVSKKGKFKPGSKKRENKCIVTFDDNDRQDYLTGFHKRKVERRKAAVAEIRKKIKEEQIRVREERHKEYLKMLKERTDALQEAEDDLENAITSTTESVQYDHPNHIVTVTTINDLDLTGTHLLGPAANPVNEEDEEKGEEEKEKTEAMPKKAGNPIMNKKIRSLNASLSSFTSKRRRKGKQEGRGGRGRPTDKSVPESKSRSGRTTKWQRRRLTGKKVHHRE from the exons atgaaaaataataaaaagcacaaCAATGTGTCCAAAAAGGGTAAATTCAAGCCCGGATccaagaaaagagaaaacaaatgcatCGTAACGTTTGACGACAACGACAGACA AGACTATTTAACTGGTTTCCACAAACGAAAGGTGGAAAGGAGGAAAGCAGCTGTGGCAGAAATTCGGAAGAAAATCAAGGAAGAGCAGATCAGAGTCCGAGAAGAA AGGCATAAGGAATACCTCAAGATGCTGAAGGAGAGGACAGACGCACTTC AGGAGGCTGAAGACGATCTGGAAAATGCGATAACCAGTACGACAGAGTCGGTGCAGTACGATCATCCCAACCACATCGTCACGGTGACAACCATCAATGATCTGGACCTCACAGGGACCCACCTGCTCGGACCCGCAGCAAATCCG GTTAACgaggaggatgaagaaaagggggaagaagagaaggagaaaaccGAAGCAATGCCAAAAAAAGCTGGGAATCCAATCATGAACAAAAA GATCCGCTCCCTAAACGCGTCGCTCAGCTCTTTCACcagcaagaggaggaggaaagggaagCAGGAAGGCCGAGGTGGCCGAGGCCGTCCGACAGACAAGAGTGTCCCAGAGAGTAAAAGCAGAAGCGGGAGGACCACCAAGTGGCAGAGACGTCGACTGACTGGGAAAAAGGTGCATCATCgggagtga